Proteins found in one Aspergillus chevalieri M1 DNA, chromosome 2, nearly complete sequence genomic segment:
- a CDS encoding aromatic ring-hydroxylating oxygenase subunit alpha (COG:P;~EggNog:ENOG410PVKN;~InterPro:IPR036922,IPR017941,IPR015879,IPR001663;~PFAM:PF00355;~go_function: GO:0005506 - iron ion binding [Evidence IEA];~go_function: GO:0051537 - 2 iron, 2 sulfur cluster binding [Evidence IEA];~go_process: GO:0044237 - cellular metabolic process [Evidence IEA];~go_process: GO:0055114 - oxidation-reduction process [Evidence IEA]), whose product MASMLHYLRFGNNASKEEAPPANNAPVRALPASWYTSQEIYELERRAIFSKRWLFMTHSSRIKEAGDWLRYELAGFDFIIIRDRQNNINAFHNVCRHRAYPVIEKQGQGNAKIIACRYHGWSYGLNGKLAKAPGYQELDGFNKEQNGLFRIHVKVDVNGFIWVNLDAKETPEVSWDEHFKDVDKQERYKAYNFDNYDLDHTYELEGHYNWKILSDNFNECYHCPTTHADIPEFLNLDSFDSDTKDGHIQHHCVSTPEQLAKGLYTASTYYFPTSAMVVSPHFMMIQKFLPKGPGTSLMAYEIYRNRNSSEADFRLISDMYARVMKEDKVLCDNAQKNLDRGIFTNGQLHPKYEKAPLFFQSTIREVITEHYNREKAEGQEIWPARPQVPCDTQVTEKDEALCGDLCCRAPKETLAF is encoded by the exons ATGGCTTCAATGCTACACTACCTTCGCTTCGGCAACAACGCCTCCAAGGAAGAAGCACCACCAGCCAACAACGCTCCCGTGCGTGCTTTGCCCGCATCATGGTACACTTCCCAGGAGATATACGAGTTGGAGCGCCGTGCTATATTCTCCAAGAGATGGCTTTTCATGACCCACAGCTCGCGAATCAAGGAGGCCGGCGACTGGCTCCGCTACGAACTTGCGGGATTCGACTTCATCATTATCCGTGACCGGCAAAACAACATCAACGCATTTCACAATGTCTGCCGACACCGTGCATATCCAGTGATTGAGAAGCAGGGTCAAGGAAACGCTAAGATCATTGCTTGCCGGTATCACGGCTGGTCCTACGGTCTCAATGGCAAACTGGCAAAAGCTCCCGGATACCAAGAGCTGGATGGGTTCAACAAGGAGCAGAACGGTCTTTTCCGTATCCATGTCAAGGTCGACGTCAATGGCTTTATCTGGGTCAACCTGGACGCGAAGGAAACACCCGAGGTCTCATGGGACGAACACTTCAAGGATGTTGACAAGCAAGAGAGGTACAAAGCCTATAACTTTGACAACTACGATCTTGACCATACCTATGAGTTGGAGGGTCACTACAACTGGAAGATTCTGTCTGACAACTTCAATGAATGTTACCACTGCCCTACGACACACGCGGATATTCCTGAATTTCTCAATCTTGACTCTTTCGACAGCGACACCAAAGACGGGCATATCCAACACCATTGCGTTTCTACACCGGAGCAGCTTGCGAAAGGCTTGTACACCGCCAGTACTTACTATTTCCCTACGTCTGCCATGGTTGTCTC GCCACATTTCATGATGATCCAGAAATTCCTCCCTAAGGGCCCCGGCACATCCTTGATGGCCTACGAGATCTACCGAAACCGAAACTCCTCTGAAGCCGACTTCAGACTTATCAGCGACATGTACGCGCGCGTCATGAAAGAAGACAAAGTTCTCTGCGACAACGCACAGAAGAACCTCGACCGAGGAATCTTTACCAACGGCCAGCTGCACCCCAAGTACGAGAAAGCgcccctcttcttccaaaGCACGATCCGCGAGGTCATCACGGAGCATTATAACCGCGAGAAGGCTGAGGGACAGGAGATCTGGCCGGCGAGGCCGCAGGTACCATGCGATACACAGGTGACTGAGAAGGATGAGGCGCTTTGTGGGGATCTCTGCTGCCGAGCTCCGAAAGAGACTTTGGCTTTTTGA
- a CDS encoding uncharacterized protein (COG:C,H;~EggNog:ENOG410PV0D;~InterPro:IPR036188,IPR002938;~PFAM:PF01494,PF07992;~SECRETED:SignalP(1-18);~go_function: GO:0071949 - FAD binding [Evidence IEA]) — translation MPLKIIVVGAGLAGLGAAIALNREGHDVEVIEQSGFLNEVGAAIHLAPNATRILKDWECEFDSLQPAPCHQLTAWDEAGSQVRFEVVTQELQEALNITDEWLLTHRVDLHNTLRAAAAKEVNGKKPLIRLSSRVASVDAESGVVLCENGTEYTGDLIIGADGVHSRTVRAITGEDQQESTGQNCFRFLVPVSKMMANPITASLIERIRLDGMHAFTSYDRKLAVYPCRRGTLLNVAAIHPSGPQGTTGARQSSWLDGGNLDQLLEVFEGFGPELLEMCRMAEDIKLWSLGSRKPPHTFFKDKLVLIGDAAHPTLPHQGQGGAQSFEDGAALAAVLPASTTSEQLPQRLEMYNQVRYAHSLTVMILSRMDDERRGEMADELRKYVPDAEVPENMFSFTWNSYPAKEAEVLLQAAERA, via the exons ATGCCATTGAAGATCATCGTTGTTGGTGCCGGTCTGGCCGGTTTGGGCGCTGCCATTGCCTTGAATCGGGAGGGACATGATGTTGAG GTTATTGAGCAATCAGGCTTCCTCAACGAAGTAGGCGCAGCGATTCATTTGGCGCCGAACGCGACCCGGATCCTGAAGGACTGGGAATGCGAGTTTGACAGCTTACAGCCAGCTCCATGCCATCAACTTACAGCGTGGGATGAAGCGGGAAGCCAAGTTCGATTCGAAGTA GTGACGCAAGAGCTTCAGGAAGCTTTGAACATAACTGATGAATGGCTTCTTACGCATCGCGTGGATTTGCATAATACGCTGagggctgctgctgcgaagGAAGTCAATGGAAAGAAGCCACTTATCCGGTTGTCTTCGCGCGTTGCATCTGTG GATGCAGAGTCTGGAGTTGTTTTATGTGAGAACGGAACTGAGTATACAGGTGATTTGATCATCGGTGCGGATGGTGTTCAT TCCCGAACTGTACGTGCGATAACTGGCGAGGACCAGCAAGAGTCCACCGGCCAGAACTGCTTCCGGTTTCTGGTTCCAGTATCCAAGATGATGGCCAACCCCATTACCGCATCTCTTATAGAGCGGATTCGACTAGACGGAATGCACGCATTCACGTCGTATGACCGCAAGCTCGCGGTTTACCCGTGCCGACGCGGGACTCTGCTCAATGTCGCAGCTATTCATCCATCGGGTCCTCAGGGGACTACTGGGGCGAGGCAATCGTCATGGCTGGATGGGGGGAACCTGGACCAGTTACTGGAGGTCTTTGAGGGATTTGGTCCAGAGCTGTTGGAGATGTGCAGGATGGCCGAAGATATCAAGCTTTGGAGTTTGGGTTCTCGAAAGCCCCCTCATACCTTCTTCAAGGACAAACTGGTCCTGATTGGTGATGCGGCTCACCCTACCCTTCCTC ATCAAGGCCAAGGTGGTGCTCAATCTTTCGAAGACGGCGCGGCACTGGCCGCCGTGCTCCCAGCCAGCACAACGTCAGAGCAACTCCCCCAAAGACTCGAAATGTACAACCAAGTCCGCTATGCACATTCACTGACGGTAATGATCTTGTCCAGGATGGACGACGAGCGTCGGGGCGAGATGGCGGATGAATTGAGGAAATATGTGCCTGATGCAGAGGTTCCGGAGAATATGTTTTCGTTTACTTGGAACTCATATCCAGCGAAGGAGGCTGAGGTATTGTTGCAGGCTGCGGAGCGTGCTTGA